One window of the Desulfonatronum thiosulfatophilum genome contains the following:
- a CDS encoding PAS domain S-box protein: protein MLTTTSATNHQIIGADLQEFIDLAPIGIFTSTPDGRYISANPALAGMLGYDSPEELIASTTDISRQIYVDAEDRKLFTRLLETHGEVINHESRFRRRDGTEFWASRNARAVRDKDGHIIAYQGFTTDITDRKRAEKGLLKSETILKDILESTLSGYWDWNLVENTEYLSPAFKRMFGYEDHEMESSPEAWQKIIFPEDLPAVLEIFDRHVKSRGREPFYNVVRYRHRDDSTVWVICAGRVIEWATDGTPVRMVGCHVDITNLKQTEEALRRSENLFRKVFEILPVGLWIADKNGKLMQGNPAGVAIWGAEPNVDQQEYGVFNAKRLPSGEEIAPNDWALVHTVNKGETIVDELLEIEAFDGKKKIILNYSAPVLDKQGKVEAAIIVNHDITSRYQAEEALRESEERFRLSMDATNDGVWDWDIQTDQVYYSPGYARMLGYESTDIPTHVNSWLDLIHPDDREEAFKRNFDCIENRIESFAVEFRMQSRDGAWKWILGRGRAASRDASGRAIRMIGTHQDITERKRAEDALRESEARFRNLFEHVPTVAVQGYGMDGTILFWNKAAETIYGYTPNEALGKNLCDLIIPAEMRPEVVGEIKKMTETGIPAPAAELILKRKDGSRVPVFTSHAIFQIPGSSPELICIDVDLTELKQTEQALLQAQKMESLGILAGGVAHDFNNLLQAMGGNIELLLQGKPSDHPDATRLQNVAKSINHAAQLVRQLLLFGRKAESRKARVNLNHEVQEAVRILERTIPKMIALELHLDPSVWPLLADSVQIEQILLNLAGNAVDAMPEGGKLMVETSNTVLDEAFIRLHPGASAGPHVLLTVTDTGSGMDKEVLEHVFDPFYTTKEVGKGTGLGLASVYGIVKSHGGHIQCYSEPGNGTTFKVFWPAERGDEDLTEEDSQESSIEGGSETILVVDDDPQIRELTWEALKMLGYSVRMAVNGEQALEMYQEPNSPIDLVLLDLNMPGMGGHKCLKELLRFDPAVKVVISSGYSANGQGRDTMASGAKGFLGKPYQMKEMATIVRRVLDDHES from the coding sequence TTGCTCACAACGACATCAGCAACCAATCACCAAATAATAGGCGCTGACCTCCAGGAATTTATTGATCTTGCGCCTATCGGCATATTCACATCCACGCCTGATGGCCGCTACATTTCAGCCAATCCAGCATTGGCCGGAATGTTAGGCTACGATTCGCCCGAGGAACTGATTGCTTCCACCACGGATATTTCCAGGCAAATCTACGTCGATGCGGAAGATCGAAAGCTGTTTACCCGGCTGCTGGAAACGCACGGCGAGGTGATCAACCATGAGAGCCGGTTCCGTCGCCGGGACGGAACCGAGTTCTGGGCTTCAAGAAATGCGCGAGCTGTCAGGGATAAGGATGGGCATATCATTGCGTATCAAGGATTTACGACGGATATAACGGATCGCAAGCGAGCCGAGAAGGGCTTGCTGAAAAGCGAAACAATCCTCAAGGACATCCTGGAATCAACCCTCTCTGGTTACTGGGACTGGAATCTGGTGGAGAACACCGAGTACTTGAGTCCGGCCTTCAAGCGCATGTTCGGTTACGAAGATCATGAAATGGAGAGTTCGCCGGAAGCCTGGCAGAAAATCATCTTTCCCGAAGACCTTCCTGCTGTGCTTGAAATTTTTGATCGACACGTCAAAAGCAGGGGCCGGGAACCTTTCTACAATGTGGTTCGCTATCGGCACAGGGACGATTCCACCGTCTGGGTCATCTGTGCAGGGCGGGTCATCGAGTGGGCCACTGACGGGACTCCGGTCCGCATGGTGGGATGCCATGTGGACATCACCAATCTGAAGCAGACCGAAGAAGCTTTGCGCAGAAGCGAGAACCTGTTCAGAAAAGTGTTTGAAATCCTGCCCGTCGGCCTATGGATCGCGGACAAGAACGGGAAGCTTATGCAAGGAAACCCGGCAGGGGTGGCTATTTGGGGGGCAGAACCCAATGTCGACCAGCAAGAGTACGGCGTTTTCAATGCCAAACGTCTGCCCTCTGGAGAAGAAATCGCGCCGAATGATTGGGCCCTGGTGCACACCGTGAACAAAGGCGAAACCATTGTCGACGAACTTCTGGAAATTGAAGCCTTTGACGGCAAAAAGAAAATCATTCTCAACTATTCCGCTCCTGTGTTGGATAAGCAGGGAAAAGTTGAAGCAGCCATTATCGTCAACCATGACATCACCTCTCGGTATCAGGCCGAGGAGGCACTGCGGGAGAGCGAGGAACGATTCAGATTAAGCATGGATGCCACCAACGACGGAGTCTGGGATTGGGATATTCAAACCGACCAAGTCTACTATAGTCCTGGGTATGCCAGGATGCTCGGTTATGAGTCCACTGATATTCCGACACATGTGAATTCATGGCTCGACCTGATCCACCCCGACGACAGGGAGGAAGCCTTTAAAAGGAACTTCGATTGTATTGAAAACCGTATTGAGTCATTTGCCGTCGAATTCCGCATGCAATCCAGGGATGGAGCCTGGAAATGGATTTTGGGACGTGGCCGTGCGGCGTCCAGGGATGCATCAGGCCGGGCAATTCGCATGATAGGCACCCATCAAGACATCACCGAGCGCAAACGAGCCGAGGATGCGCTACGCGAGAGTGAAGCACGTTTTCGGAACTTGTTCGAACATGTCCCTACGGTTGCGGTTCAGGGGTATGGGATGGACGGCACGATCCTCTTTTGGAACAAGGCAGCTGAGACAATTTACGGTTATACGCCGAATGAGGCTCTGGGAAAGAATCTCTGTGACCTGATCATTCCGGCAGAGATGCGACCTGAAGTTGTTGGGGAAATAAAGAAGATGACCGAAACCGGTATTCCCGCTCCCGCCGCGGAACTGATCCTCAAGCGCAAGGACGGATCACGGGTGCCGGTCTTCACCAGCCATGCCATATTCCAAATACCTGGGAGCAGCCCCGAGTTGATCTGCATCGATGTTGACTTGACTGAACTCAAGCAGACCGAGCAAGCCTTGCTCCAGGCCCAGAAAATGGAATCCCTCGGCATTCTGGCCGGGGGCGTGGCCCATGACTTCAACAACCTGCTCCAGGCCATGGGCGGCAACATCGAACTGCTCCTGCAGGGCAAGCCGTCGGATCATCCTGACGCGACCCGGCTGCAGAACGTGGCCAAGTCCATAAACCACGCGGCCCAATTGGTGCGACAACTGCTGCTTTTCGGCCGCAAGGCCGAATCGCGCAAGGCGCGGGTAAATCTGAACCATGAAGTGCAAGAAGCGGTTCGCATTCTTGAGCGAACCATCCCGAAGATGATCGCCCTGGAACTGCATCTTGATCCGTCCGTCTGGCCGCTTCTGGCCGACTCGGTGCAAATCGAACAGATCCTGCTCAACCTGGCGGGCAATGCCGTGGACGCCATGCCCGAAGGCGGAAAGCTGATGGTGGAGACAAGCAACACGGTTCTGGACGAGGCTTTTATTAGGCTCCATCCGGGCGCTTCCGCTGGGCCTCATGTGCTCCTGACCGTCACGGACACGGGCTCCGGCATGGACAAGGAGGTTTTGGAGCATGTCTTCGACCCCTTCTACACCACCAAGGAAGTCGGCAAGGGCACCGGCCTGGGTCTGGCCTCGGTTTACGGCATCGTCAAGAGCCATGGCGGGCATATTCAATGCTACAGCGAACCGGGCAACGGCACGACGTTCAAGGTCTTCTGGCCTGCCGAGCGAGGGGACGAAGATTTGACTGAGGAAGATTCACAGGAATCATCCATCGAGGGCGGCAGCGAAACCATCCTGGTGGTGGATGACGACCCTCAAATTCGTGAATTGACTTGGGAAGCCCTGAAAATGCTGGGCTACAGCGTTCGAATGGCCGTCAACGGAGAACAGGCATTGGAGATGTACCAAGAGCCAAATTCTCCCATCGACCTGGTTCTGCTGGACCTGAACATGCCCGGCATGGGAGGGCACAAATGCCTCAAGGAACTGTTGCGATTCGATCCCGCCGTCAAAGTTGTCATTTCCAGCGGATATTCGGCGAATGGCCAAGGCAGAGACACCATGGCATCCGGGGCCAAGGGCTTCCTCGGAAAGCCGTATCAGATGAAGGAAATGGCGACCATAGTGCGGCGGGTGCTGGATGATCATGAAAGCTGA
- a CDS encoding thiazole synthase, with protein sequence MSSEDLRIDTETLHSRLFIGTGKYGDDAVIPAVCEASGSEVITVALRRVDLDSATGNVMDYIPSRMRLLPNTSGARTADEAVRIARLARAMGCGNWIKIEVISDNNHLLPDGYATVRATEILAKEGFVVLPYVNADLYVARDLVKAGAAAVMPLGAPIGTNRGLRTKEMIRILIEEIDLPIIVDAGLGRPSHACEAMEMGADAVLVNTAIATANDPVAMARAFADAVRAGRQGYLAGPGAQRLRAAPSSPLTGFLDQPSVEDAAPPRP encoded by the coding sequence ATGTCCAGCGAAGATCTGCGCATCGACACGGAAACCCTGCACAGCCGGTTGTTCATCGGCACGGGCAAGTACGGCGACGACGCCGTCATTCCCGCGGTCTGCGAAGCCTCGGGATCGGAAGTGATCACCGTGGCCCTGCGCCGGGTGGATCTGGACTCCGCCACGGGCAACGTCATGGATTATATCCCCTCCCGGATGCGGCTTTTGCCCAACACCTCCGGCGCGCGCACCGCGGACGAAGCCGTGCGCATCGCGCGGCTGGCCCGGGCCATGGGGTGCGGCAACTGGATCAAGATCGAGGTCATCTCGGACAACAACCATCTGCTTCCGGACGGCTACGCCACGGTCCGGGCCACGGAGATCCTGGCCAAGGAGGGATTCGTGGTCCTGCCCTATGTCAACGCGGACCTGTACGTGGCCCGAGACCTGGTCAAGGCCGGGGCCGCGGCGGTGATGCCCCTGGGTGCGCCCATCGGCACCAATCGCGGCCTACGGACCAAGGAGATGATCCGCATCCTGATCGAGGAGATCGACCTGCCGATCATCGTGGACGCCGGCCTGGGCCGTCCCTCCCATGCCTGCGAAGCCATGGAGATGGGCGCGGATGCGGTGCTGGTGAACACGGCCATTGCCACGGCCAATGACCCGGTGGCCATGGCCAGAGCCTTCGCGGACGCGGTGCGGGCCGGACGCCAGGGATATCTGGCCGGACCGGGAGCCCAGCGCCTACGCGCCGCTCCGTCCTCCCCCCTGACGGGCTTTCTGGATCAGCCGTCCGTCGAAGACGCCGCCCCCCCACGCCCATGA
- the rpsB gene encoding 30S ribosomal protein S2, producing MAYVTMKQMLETGVHFGHQTRRWNPKMRPYIFGARNGIHIIDLQQTVRMFHKAHDFIAETVAQGGKVMFVGTKPQAREIIKQEAARAGMYSVTHRWMGGTMTNFQTIRSSIDRLKKLETMFEDGTINRFVKKEIVRMQRDVEKLNLALGGIKDMDGLPQAAFIIDPNREQIAVQECRRLNIPVVGVVDTNCDPDLIDFIIPGNDDAIRAIKLFSASIADACIEGAARMRDAAGAEQKIEDEQRADEGAEQKAADATISTDERILDATEEK from the coding sequence ATGGCGTATGTGACAATGAAGCAAATGTTGGAGACCGGCGTGCACTTCGGTCACCAGACCCGACGCTGGAATCCCAAAATGCGGCCCTATATTTTCGGTGCGCGCAACGGAATCCACATCATCGACCTGCAGCAGACCGTGCGCATGTTCCATAAGGCGCATGACTTCATTGCGGAGACCGTTGCCCAGGGCGGCAAGGTCATGTTTGTCGGCACCAAGCCCCAGGCCCGGGAGATCATCAAGCAGGAAGCCGCGCGGGCCGGCATGTATTCCGTAACCCATCGCTGGATGGGCGGTACCATGACCAACTTCCAGACCATCCGCAGCAGCATTGATCGTTTGAAGAAGCTGGAGACCATGTTCGAAGACGGAACCATCAACCGTTTCGTCAAGAAGGAAATCGTGCGCATGCAGCGCGACGTGGAGAAGTTGAATCTGGCGCTGGGCGGCATCAAGGATATGGACGGCCTGCCCCAGGCAGCCTTCATCATCGATCCGAACCGGGAGCAGATCGCTGTCCAGGAGTGCCGTAGGCTGAACATCCCCGTGGTCGGCGTCGTGGACACCAACTGCGACCCGGATCTGATCGACTTCATCATTCCCGGCAACGACGACGCCATCCGCGCCATCAAGCTGTTCTCTGCAAGTATCGCTGATGCCTGTATCGAGGGAGCCGCCAGGATGCGCGACGCTGCCGGCGCGGAGCAGAAAATAGAAGACGAACAACGCGCTGACGAAGGCGCCGAGCAGAAGGCGGCCGATGCGACGATCAGCACAGATGAAAGAATACTTGACGCTACGGAGGAGAAGTAA
- the thiS gene encoding sulfur carrier protein ThiS, with amino-acid sequence MHILINGINEHLTAPLTLQELITSKGLDPAVVVAELNREIIPGEQFSETTLREGDHLELLRFVGGG; translated from the coding sequence ATGCACATCCTCATCAACGGAATAAACGAACACCTGACAGCCCCCCTGACGCTCCAGGAGCTGATCACGAGCAAGGGGCTTGATCCGGCCGTCGTGGTCGCGGAGTTGAACCGGGAGATCATACCTGGAGAGCAATTTTCCGAGACAACGCTTCGAGAAGGCGACCATCTGGAACTGCTGCGTTTCGTGGGAGGTGGGTGA
- the thiF gene encoding sulfur carrier protein ThiS adenylyltransferase ThiF: protein MNFTEQGIAGHIGTQALERLQQARIGLAGAGGLGSNCAHFLVRAGFKRFVLVDFDRVEASNLNRQFFFPDQIGQPKVAALAANLLRINPNLELDLFETRITGRNVHELFARCTAVAECVDDPGAKKLLAESMVPVKELFVAASGVAGYGDPDRIRTRMVRPGFLLVGDETSTCCLTNLPQAPIVALAAARQADAILTWHLTPTPS, encoded by the coding sequence GTGAACTTCACGGAGCAAGGTATTGCCGGGCACATCGGCACCCAAGCCCTGGAACGGCTGCAACAGGCGCGCATCGGCCTGGCCGGGGCCGGAGGTCTGGGTTCCAATTGCGCGCATTTTCTGGTCCGCGCCGGGTTCAAGCGCTTCGTGCTGGTGGACTTCGACCGGGTGGAAGCCTCCAACCTGAACCGGCAGTTCTTCTTTCCGGACCAGATCGGCCAGCCCAAGGTGGCGGCCCTGGCCGCCAACCTCCTGCGGATCAATCCCAATCTGGAGCTTGACCTGTTCGAAACGCGAATCACCGGCCGGAATGTCCATGAATTGTTTGCCCGGTGCACCGCTGTGGCGGAATGCGTGGACGATCCGGGCGCCAAGAAACTGCTGGCCGAGTCCATGGTTCCGGTGAAAGAACTGTTCGTCGCCGCGTCAGGAGTTGCCGGATACGGCGATCCGGACAGAATCCGCACCCGCATGGTCCGCCCCGGCTTCCTCCTCGTGGGCGACGAAACCTCCACCTGTTGCCTTACCAACCTTCCCCAGGCTCCCATCGTGGCCCTGGCTGCGGCCAGACAGGCTGACGCCATCCTGACGTGGCATCTCACGCCGACACCATCCTGA
- the thiH gene encoding 2-iminoacetate synthase ThiH → MSFHTLLDQYRGLDVPAAAEACTEQDVIRALGRDRLGPDDLLALLSPAAGTLLEALAQEAAGVTLRHFGRSVQLFIPLYISDHCTNRCVYCGFNSGQVNTRRQLSLEEIRSEARDIAATGLKQILMLTGDAPRKAPLDYLEKALGVLREFFPSLVLEVYALTTSEYARLIAAGAEGLTIYQETYDPALYEQVHLSGPKRDYAFRLDAPERGCLAGMRWVGISALYGLGDWRVDAFWTAMHARWLQDRYPGTEIGVSLPRMRPHAGDWQPDRPVSDRDLTQILLAQRLYLPRASITLSTRESARLRENLLPLGVTRLSAGVSTSVGGHGSSNAGTPQFEVNDPRTVEEIAAMLRGKGFQPVFKDWQPLDRKAA, encoded by the coding sequence ATGAGCTTCCACACCCTGCTCGATCAGTACCGGGGCCTGGACGTGCCCGCGGCCGCAGAGGCCTGCACGGAGCAGGACGTGATTCGGGCGCTGGGCCGCGACCGGCTCGGTCCCGATGATCTGCTGGCCCTGCTCTCTCCTGCAGCGGGGACCTTGCTCGAGGCCCTGGCCCAAGAGGCTGCCGGAGTCACGTTGCGCCACTTCGGCCGGTCCGTACAGCTCTTCATCCCGCTGTACATCTCGGACCACTGCACCAATCGCTGCGTGTACTGCGGGTTCAACTCCGGACAGGTCAACACCCGCCGGCAGCTGTCCCTGGAGGAGATCCGCTCCGAGGCCCGGGACATCGCGGCCACGGGCCTGAAGCAGATCCTCATGCTCACCGGGGATGCCCCCCGCAAAGCGCCCTTGGATTATCTGGAAAAAGCCCTGGGAGTGCTGCGGGAGTTCTTCCCCAGCCTTGTCCTGGAGGTATATGCCCTGACCACTTCGGAATACGCCCGGCTCATCGCGGCCGGGGCCGAGGGGCTGACCATCTACCAGGAGACCTACGATCCGGCACTGTACGAACAGGTTCATCTCAGCGGCCCGAAACGCGACTACGCATTCCGCCTGGACGCGCCGGAACGCGGCTGCCTGGCCGGCATGCGCTGGGTGGGGATCAGCGCCCTGTACGGGCTTGGCGACTGGCGCGTCGACGCCTTCTGGACGGCCATGCACGCGCGCTGGCTCCAGGATCGCTATCCCGGCACGGAAATCGGGGTTTCTCTGCCGCGAATGCGCCCCCATGCAGGCGACTGGCAGCCGGACCGGCCCGTTTCGGATCGCGATTTGACCCAGATCCTCCTGGCCCAGCGCCTGTATCTGCCCCGGGCGTCCATCACCCTGTCCACCAGGGAGTCCGCGCGGCTGCGGGAAAACCTCCTCCCCCTGGGCGTGACCCGGCTTTCCGCGGGAGTGTCCACGTCCGTGGGCGGACATGGCTCGAGCAATGCCGGAACGCCCCAGTTTGAAGTCAATGACCCCCGCACTGTGGAGGAGATCGCCGCCATGCTCCGCGGCAAAGGTTTTCAGCCGGTTTTCAAGGACTGGCAACCGCTGGACAGGAAGGCGGCGTGA
- a CDS encoding TorD/DmsD family molecular chaperone encodes MNNIDSDLELKSLLWGLEAVSWIFRGADGGQWRSAGQDCLPGLAGVLLFLESRGLVENDVLDKAEGIHAMVAGVAAEPTMDPEDLEAEYVRLFVNRLGGLGVPLCQSSYGEDGLLMGAAAEDMRRRLGRAGLQVSDALPPDHISIEIGCLMSLLSSRFASDHPRIPHDDSASLFAVQVLLPWVGELEARMRQAEAHDLFQVAAATLTAMVRHISAQGDHFPVEQQA; translated from the coding sequence ATGAATAACATTGATTCGGATCTGGAACTCAAGTCGTTGCTTTGGGGGCTGGAAGCGGTGTCCTGGATTTTTCGGGGGGCGGATGGCGGTCAATGGCGGAGCGCGGGCCAGGATTGCCTGCCTGGATTGGCCGGCGTACTTCTCTTCCTTGAATCTCGCGGTCTTGTCGAAAATGACGTCCTGGACAAGGCCGAAGGAATCCATGCAATGGTCGCGGGGGTCGCCGCGGAGCCGACGATGGACCCCGAAGACCTGGAGGCTGAGTATGTACGGTTGTTCGTGAACCGCCTGGGAGGGTTGGGAGTTCCGCTGTGTCAGTCCAGCTACGGCGAGGACGGCCTGCTCATGGGGGCGGCGGCTGAAGACATGCGCCGCCGTCTGGGCCGGGCCGGACTTCAGGTTTCGGACGCCCTGCCGCCGGATCACATCAGCATCGAGATCGGTTGCCTGATGTCGCTGCTTTCGAGCCGCTTTGCCTCGGACCACCCCCGGATTCCGCACGATGATTCGGCCTCGTTGTTCGCCGTTCAGGTTCTCCTGCCGTGGGTCGGTGAGCTGGAGGCCCGGATGAGACAAGCCGAGGCCCATGACCTGTTTCAGGTGGCCGCCGCAACACTGACGGCCATGGTTCGCCATATCTCCGCTCAGGGAGATCATTTTCCGGTGGAACAGCAGGCTTGA
- a CDS encoding uracil-xanthine permease family protein codes for MSTISTPEYKFRFRDSLLGMQMLFIAFGALVLVPLLTGLDPNVALFTAGVGTLLFQVITKGKVPVFLASSFAFIPAIMFGVQTWGIPATMSGLAAAGVVYVLLGMFIRWQGPAILERVLPPVVYAPVIMVIGLILAPVAVHMAMGRTGDGSIQLVSENLAMFIALASLTATIVATLLGKGILRLVPIMIGILVGYVLSLLYGIVDFTPVREAPWLAVPSFVLPEWNWQAIIFIVPIAIAPAIEHFGDILAVSSLTGKNYVKDPGIHRTMTGDGLATTLASCLGGPPNTTYSEVTGGVALTKAFNPAIMTWAAISAIILAFVGKLGALLQTIPVPVMGGILVLLFGAILVVGLNTLVRAKHDLMEPRNMIIISVIVVFGMGGMAFETGEFMLKGIGLAAVAGIVLNLILPERRL; via the coding sequence ATGTCGACTATTTCCACGCCGGAGTACAAATTTCGTTTCAGGGACAGCCTGCTGGGCATGCAGATGCTGTTCATCGCCTTTGGCGCTTTGGTGCTCGTGCCGCTGCTCACTGGACTCGATCCCAACGTGGCATTGTTCACCGCCGGTGTCGGAACACTGCTCTTTCAGGTCATCACCAAGGGCAAGGTGCCGGTGTTTCTGGCCTCGTCCTTTGCCTTCATCCCGGCAATCATGTTCGGGGTGCAGACCTGGGGCATTCCGGCGACCATGTCGGGATTGGCAGCGGCCGGCGTGGTGTACGTGCTCCTGGGGATGTTCATCCGCTGGCAGGGGCCGGCGATTCTGGAGCGCGTCCTGCCGCCGGTGGTGTACGCACCGGTGATTATGGTCATCGGGCTGATCCTGGCCCCGGTGGCGGTGCACATGGCCATGGGGCGCACAGGCGACGGGTCGATCCAGTTGGTCAGTGAAAACCTGGCCATGTTCATCGCCCTGGCATCCCTGACCGCGACGATCGTGGCCACTCTTCTGGGCAAGGGAATACTGCGGCTGGTGCCGATCATGATCGGCATTTTGGTCGGCTATGTGTTGAGCCTGCTGTACGGCATCGTGGACTTTACGCCGGTACGGGAAGCCCCGTGGCTGGCCGTGCCCAGCTTCGTTCTTCCGGAGTGGAACTGGCAGGCCATCATCTTTATCGTACCCATTGCCATTGCCCCGGCCATCGAGCATTTCGGGGACATTCTCGCCGTGAGCAGCCTGACGGGCAAGAATTACGTCAAGGATCCGGGCATCCACCGCACCATGACGGGCGACGGCCTGGCCACGACCCTGGCCTCATGCCTGGGTGGGCCGCCGAATACGACCTATTCCGAAGTCACCGGCGGAGTGGCGCTGACCAAGGCCTTCAATCCTGCCATCATGACCTGGGCCGCCATCTCCGCGATCATCCTGGCCTTCGTGGGCAAGCTCGGGGCGTTGTTGCAGACCATACCCGTACCCGTGATGGGCGGCATCCTCGTGCTGCTGTTCGGTGCGATTCTCGTGGTCGGTCTGAACACCCTGGTGCGCGCCAAACATGATCTTATGGAGCCCAGAAACATGATCATTATTTCGGTGATCGTGGTGTTCGGCATGGGCGGCATGGCTTTCGAGACCGGGGAGTTCATGCTCAAGGGAATCGGCCTGGCCGCCGTAGCGGGAATCGTGTTGAACCTGATCCTGCCTGAGCGCAGATTATAG